From Centroberyx gerrardi isolate f3 chromosome 10, fCenGer3.hap1.cur.20231027, whole genome shotgun sequence:
TAGATGAGGTTGTCCTTTGCGCCAATAAAAGAAACTATATAGCCATATTGCCCCGTCATACTAATCGACACAATTGgatttacaataataataacgcAGCTGAAGAAACAACCGCTTCCTGCCCTAAAAGCCTATAGCGCGGCCTTGtttcagcaccgtggacagCGAACACACGGGGACGCacagctgagggagagagggagcctCCGTAACAGTCTAGTGCACAACAAATGGAACAGATACAAGTGTAATTTAACCAATGTATCTGACCCGTGTTGCTATTTATGTTTTCTCTGTTCAACGCAGCCGAGAGGGTCTTGATGCCAAAGGCAggtagtaaaaaaaacaagtgtgtgtgtgtatgtgtgtgtgtgtgtgtgtgtgtgtgtgtgtgtgtgtgtgtgtgtgtgcttggtgaATGTAGGCCCAAGAATGTGTTGAGGTCGTATGAAATGTTTGTTCCCTTTGCACACGATTTTTGTGTTTGGATAGAAAGACAGCTTTTGGCATGCTGGCTGTATTGTTGCCTGTACCGGCCCACGACATATCAGAGCCTGAGATATAGGCTGCCATGTTATTGGAACAACAAGCAAACCGGGAACAATGCAAAGCCTCTCGGTGGATTAGGTGCAGAAATCACTGGCGTGCTATTAACGATATTGAAACGAGCACCATGGTACAGTCCTCTCACAGGCCTACAGTGCAAGGCTGGCCCTCACTCCAACTCCGACAGTTCCACAATTCACAAAGTAGTCCaatttagagagagagcgagagagagagagagagagagagagagatgaaggactTAAGAGTCTCTGTTGACCCGTCCTCCATTCCCCCCATGTCATGCAGACGGTGCAACGGTGTGTTTGTGCAAACTCAGATAGGCCTAATGATGCAGGGAAGGCGCACCACCAAAGTATGATGAACTCtagctgccaaaaaaaaatacatccacAGTGACAGATAGGCCTAACGGTTGCCATGACGACTGTGAATCCACCCCCCttaaatgtgcgtgtgtgtgtgtgtgtgtgtgtgtgtgagagagagagagagagtgtgtgtgtgtgtgtgtgtgtgtgtgcttgtgcgcgCGCGACCCGGCCTCGTTAGTCCTACCTTACATTCCTCCATGCACGTCCTAACCGAGTATGCATCCGTCTCGTATTTCTGAACCAGCAGTTCAAACTCCCGGTAGTCCTCTTCTGCTTGCTGGTCAAGACGCTGATAAGCCTGGACACACTCGCTGCATCCCGGCAGATCCACCCCCATGGCCATATCCAGGGTGCAATTCTTATCGTCCGGACTCGTAAACCCGTAAAACAAATCCAAAAGTGAGTAGGAATTACAAAAAGAAAGGTACAAATCGCTCAGATTCACGTACGCCAACTGcgtcccctcttcccctccaccGGAGAGGCCCAGGCACACGGTCTTCGCGTCCGTGAAAGTAAAGCAGTCTTTGGACAGGCTGTCGGGGTGACAGGTGTCCATTCGCCACAGAGGTTTGGTAGAATTCCCTAGAAAAATAACATCTTGCTCTCTGGCGAGGCGGTGGGGGTCAGGTGATGATGGGatatggtggtggtggagggagttTGGGTACTCGCCCATGTCCGTAATTGCAAGCCCCTCTTCCGATCGCTTGTCTCGGGTTCGCGTCAATTTCGCCTCGGCGCAGAACCACAAGTGATCAGAGAGCAGGACGGTGATGAACAGCAGAGAGGCCAGCGACAGTCGCCATCTCTGGGCCCGCTCCGACTCGGTAAATGGCTTCTCGTTCTCTCGGGGTGCAAACCAGTATTTTAAGCCTTCATCATGCTGCCGACGCATCCAAGCACCCCTGGTCATATTTTAGGAAAGTGCAGCCCTGGCCGACTCCACCGCGGGGGCTCCTCTGCCACAATACTCATTGACTTGGGGGGAGATGGACTCCGGTTGTTTCTCCTCTGTAACGGTGGGGTGCCGTGCCTCCGCCGGTCCAGGGCGCTCCTCTATCGCGCCCGCAGCAATCGGTGCTATTCCGATCCAATTAACGCGCCCGCACAGATTAAGCTTCGCGCTGCCGCATCCCGGTTCTCCATGGCTCTCCGGGGGGAAACGGCGTCCTCTTTGACCGCATGTCCCGCTCCCTACATGTCCCTCCCCGGGTTTGTTCTCTCGTCGGGGGCGCAGAGAGACCAGCTGTTGCGAGCCTCTCGGTACTGATGCTGCGCTTCTGCCGCCGTTCACACCGTCGGTTCGCAGATTCACTTAAAGGAAAGCAACGAGCCCTTTCGATGCACGCCGGCTGGATTCTCTTTTCCGTACCTGGGCGGAAAGCCTTGAATCTGTTCTCCCTTTGGCCATTGTCATCTTGGACCGCGGTTAAGTTGCCGCCATGTTCGTCTTGAAACACTTTTTGGGGGAGCTGGGTCTGTTTGCGTCATCTCCATCGCTGCGATAGCTCCATCGTTGCGCAGTGGCGGAGCAGCTTAttacctatacacacacacacacacacatacacacacacacacacacacacacacacacacgcacacacacacgcacgcacgcacgcacgcacacaggcaggcacatAAAGGTGGCTAATGGTGTTCTGGCTGTCCACTCTGCTGAGCAATAGTCTCAAAATACTGTCTTGTTagagcataaacacacactttggATATTGGCGACATCTTGCTTTTGGTGCAGGAGAGACGCGAGTCCATTCACAAGAATAACAATGCAGCTAAGAAATCATAATGTTTCTCCTGATCCCCTACATCATGTGGTCTAAGTGCTTGAACACTGAAACTATAATTTATCCTACCTGATTTACGCTATATATAATTTAGGCGCATGGTGTGTGCACGGAGAGCAGTGGGTTGTGTTCAGAAAGGGTTCGACCATGCACGATTCATTCAGATGGACACTCCGGGCCAGTACATAAACACTATGTTgtgagaaataataaaatcacattGAGTTTTTGTCGCCCCGCGGATAAGGTTGTGAATCCAAGATGTAGGTTAGATTATATGCAAGCATTGAGAAAACTGAACAGCTGGAAAACAGCTTGTGCATATAGGCTTAACGATATACCCTGTACCCACAGAGGGGGTCCAGAGTTATCAATTCTGTTGTGTTTGGTCAAGGGGTTTAAAACAAACTTACAGTATGGTCTTATGTGCAGTTAGtcatgtgcgtgcgtgcttgcttgcatgcgtgtgtgtgtgtgtgtgtgagagagagagagagagagagagagagagagtgagagtgagagtggggGTTGCGGTTAGGTTGCTGAAGTAAATTACAGTATTTATCCTTGTCCTTAAAGCTACTAAATCATTGTCAGCGTGAATGGCTTGGAGTGCtaccaaagagatgagagagtgtTGCTTAATGTTAATGGCCTGTATATTGGGGATAAGACAAGAGATGATTACCTGATTAATTTGTGTGTAACACAGGGCGGAAGGCAGCTTATCACATCAGCAGAAAAGATTCAAAACCTCATTCATGCCAAACTCAATGAGCCTTCTTAAGAAGTAGGAAAGGGAGGCTGCATGGGTAACTTGAGGTTGCATCGAACTACTTCTGGGATTGTGCATTATCCAACATGAATGGTGATGTAATGTATCCTGTGGTTGGGTATGAGGGAGGAAAGACCCAGAGGGCAGGGAGGAGTTAAACTGCACTATGTGGAGATGTCACTGTGTCAATTTCATATTTCGTTTGCCTGTCAGTCTATTCTATATCAATGTCTGTCTTATATTGCTTTTTAATACAGTATCGTCTGTTCTGAGCAAAACAAATTTCTGTACCAACAGACAATAGAGaatgatctaatctaatctaatcatctGTTGTGGAGAGAAAAAGTGCTCGTCTACGACTAATCCAATTAGTTTTAGGGCAGTATCCCTCTGCCACAGATACAATAACATACTGAATGatatatttaaattttaaattttgtttGTAGTGTTAATTAGGCTAGCTGACTGTTCTTTTTGTCAGCGAAATAACacatttcagcaccatggacagcgcacACTGGACCCACATATTGTAGTCCCAGTCTCCTGTCACAGAGGTTTACTTTTTGAAACTATAGCCTTTCTgccctctaacacacactccagcaAAAGAGGCGTGTTGTCCCTGTGGTTGGTGATGTGGATGTCACTGTACTTTGTGCATCTGTTCTGTTAAAGCTTATATAATGTGTGTACTAGATGACAGACACAACTAAATAGCTAAATAATTTCTATCGTTTCAAATGAAACTGCCATTCAAGGACCAAGCCACTAATGGGTGCTACTAGTTCCACCTGGCCTTGAGTAAAGGGAACAAATGATGTCACTACATGCTGCTTTATCACCGAGTGCTGACTCTCACATAAGGAAACTCaatttgctttgtgtttttgacCCCCCACACCAACCTCTGTTTCACCTCTGATAGTCATGGAAACTGAAACTTCCCTTGGCCTGAATTTTggttggaaggagagagggagtgcatGCCCTGGTATTGCGGCCAAGGATGGTGTTATGGCAAACATCTGTTGTGCCGTTGCTAGGGGTACTTGTATGCTCATCACTCAGTGCTCTCACATATTATGTCACTGCAAGATGCTGCGATCATGCCTCTCAGGGATAGATGTCCTACTTCTACTGGGAATGTCTAGTCTGCATTTCACTGTAGCCGCTCACTTTCATGCTCTGTCTTTGACCCTAACTGTGTGTTCATTTATGtattaggctgtgtgtgtgtgtgtgtgtgtgtgagcgtgtgtgtgtgtgtgtgtgtgtgtgtgtgtgtgtgtgtgtctaatagTTGTCCcactgtgtgcatatgtatgagTTCTGGGGATGCAGTTTTTGCACATATGTGTGCCTGCCTTCTCCCGCTCTGTTGGTAGACATATGGACATTGGGACCCCGCCAAGAGTCTCGTACCACCTTTACGAGATCTGCAATTTGATTGGTCCACGCTGGACGCCTGACTTGTGGCAGCACCTGAGAGGTGGCCAATCAACAACATATGTGTGTCTGGCACACCAGAGAGTTGTCTGTTTCACACCACACCCTACGCTTTCCcacctgatgtgtgtgtgtgtgtgtgtgtgtgtgtgtgtgtgtgtgtgtgtgtgagagagagagagagagagagagagaaagagagagagaaagaaagagatagacagagagagtgagtgtgtgagagatagaaGAGTGTTTGtttaagttgtgtgtgtgtcagtgggtgtgtcagtgtgtgtgtgcgtgaaagagagagaggggggggagagagagagagagagagagagagaatttctcAGTCTGTGAGTTGAATGCAGATCTCTAGCCATCCAATCTGGAGCCATCACAGTAACAGTAAGGGCTGGCAGACATGACTCATCCACCATCCatgctggggagagagagagagagagagagagagagagagagagagagagagagagagagagagagagagagagagagggagagagagagagacagagagagagagctctctaaaataggtttgtgtgtgtgtgtgtgcaggattgATAGTATCATCTCATTGTACTGATAGCTCCTGCTAAATCAAAGGTAATTTGAGGTGACTGGTGAGGGCATTACCTCTTTTCTATTTCAGTTTCTAAGAACTCAAATGCAGACAATGAGTGTGCCATTCAATATCAGTATCCCttttatatctatttttatACCATTGTACTGTCTGGTTTGTTCAAGGGCACAGAAAGTGCATTTGTGCCACTCAGAGTTAGCTCAACAAAtctatttaaaaatgttttatcaacATGTCAAAAACAGCCAACTGGAAGCCTCAGTGCCTTTTCTTACTCTGCTTTTTTGGTACTATTAAGCCTTTCAGTGAATGAATTAAATATAGAAAACGCAAATGTATACATCCTGCATTGTTTTTCTCCAGTCAGTCCTACAAGAAACTTAATTTCATGCTGAGAACATCGGTTCTTTGACAAGCCATATTCTCAGAGCATTTTCTCAGGTTTGTGTGTCACAGATCCTTCTCCATCCtcatgtgtctctgtctccacccTCCAGCATCTGCctgatggagggaggcagggagcaagggagggaCTGGACCTACCACCGATgggtgggggaggagaagagggagggagaaaagggacGGGTGACATCACTCAACTGCGCACATGGCCATTTGCCAATTTGTGTTAAGTCCACAACCTTCACACCTCCTACGCACTGTGTCAGCATGGAAATGGACCTCTTTAAGTAGACCTAGCACtttatctctttccctctcttgtcCGCTCTTTACTGCTGGCTTTAGGTTGCACGCTCTCTCCATTCTCATTGTCTCCCCCTCCACATTCACTCTTTCTGCAGCTCTTGCTCGTTTGCTCTCGATTTCCTCCTCACACTGACCTGTTAGCatgccttttctttttcctttttccctctctctctctctcttcctctctctcactctctcccctcttctcccactCAACTGACCCTctccctctgactctctctctctctctctctcttaatctctcgctcacaatctctctctctttctctcagtctctctctccttcccactcTGTGCTCTCATCTGCTTGAcgtcagagaggaagaagggaagaagtAGAGAGGCGGAGCCAGGCTCGACGGAGGCATCTCTGATTGGTCAGTGGGGCCGACTCCCTCTGCCTTGGCGTGCTGTCCAAAGTGGATGTCAGG
This genomic window contains:
- the nalf1b gene encoding NALCN channel auxiliary factor 1; this translates as MTRGAWMRRQHDEGLKYWFAPRENEKPFTESERAQRWRLSLASLLFITVLLSDHLWFCAEAKLTRTRDKRSEEGLAITDMGEYPNSLHHHHIPSSPDPHRLAREQDVIFLGNSTKPLWRMDTCHPDSLSKDCFTFTDAKTVCLGLSGGGEEGTQLAYVNLSDLYLSFCNSYSLLDLFYGFTSPDDKNCTLDMAMGVDLPGCSECVQAYQRLDQQAEEDYREFELLVQKYETDAYSVRTCMEECKLVYKPWLCSQYFQTTQMHCSKRIPCGQYCLEVQQRCPFILPDNDDLIHGGSPSFICTGLLEDYPSGVDPDAECCDVRWDLKVDNRSRGTLKRTHPPCQHRTSLSSSAACRLCNSRLKLCLLVLVLLHTVASLTASHNATGLGLPAITPLEESPANEE